The Phragmites australis chromosome 13, lpPhrAust1.1, whole genome shotgun sequence DNA window atatggcatataTTAGCTATTATCTCATTGTAAGCTTATACGAGAAACATAAGAGGGAAAAATTCATCGGTgagcttagagaacaataattatgatctttgTATCATATTAAAATCTTCAAAAGCAACTTGGGAAAATATGAGGAATAaggtagatattgcctcattaaaaaccttatatgagaaaccgtatagtaaaattcatgaagaaaaagagagcaatataatatgaacatgttatcATTTAGGGATCAACTCCTtctgaaccttgcaaatctcgCAGTTGTCGCATACCAattttatgaatatatttttagaatatagaagctggtaaggacttagtgaaAAAATCAgcaagattatcacatgatttagtttgcaagatctCCATCTCTCtattattttgcaattcatgAGAATAGAACATTTTAGAagcaatatgtttagttatattgctctttatgtaacatgtttgtATTTATGTAATACATctagaattatcttcatagataattgttGGTGATTTGATGGAACCAATTccacatgattgttgtatgcAGTTTACcattctgcgaagccatacgtattcacttgatgtttcatataatgcaatttatttcagaatgatttgtGGATGTAGACACTAGAGTTTGTTTTGAAAATTTCCATGAAATGTTTGTTCCACTGTGTAAGAACACGAAACATGTCTGTGATCTGACATCGTGGGGATATGATAAATAGCCAGcgtcagtgtatccaatcatattcatatcttgttttctttgaaagaaaagatcaagatttatggtgtcttggagATATCGGAAGATATTCTTAACTCCCGTCCAATGACGTTTAGTTGGAGCAGCGTTATAcctagctagtaagttcactgCAAATGCGATATCATGTATGGTGTAATTTGTAAGATATATAAGTGTTCCAATAGCACTGAGATTAGAAATCTCAGGTctcaatctcttctccttcgtCCCGTGGTCTAAATGTATCTTTCTTcatatcaagagatcgaacaaccatgAGAGTcttagatggatatgatttgtccatattgaatttctctgATATTTTCTGGGTATATGCGGCTTGGTGTACTAGAATATCTGAAGGAAGATGCTCGAGTTGTAtaccaagcaaaatttggttttacccatatccttcatttcaaattccatCTTTAGATGATTACGTGTTTCATCTATATCTTTTGTATTTCTGATGATATTCATATCATTAACATAAACAGAGATGATGCAAAATCTTGTTGAGGACTTCTTTATAAAGACACATGGGCAATCATTATTGTTAGAGTACCATTTTTTTTAGAAGGAACTCTTTTAGTCGGTTATACCATATTCTTTCCGATTGctttaagccatatagtgactttttaagttttacacaatacatattGTGGTTTGCGTTTGGATTCGGAATGTCTAGTCCTTCGGGTACTTTCATATATATGTCCAAATAAAGTGACTTATATAGGTATGTAGCCACTACATCTATCAACTgtatagatagatgattttgaactacCAATGAAATTAGATATTGGAATGTGATTCCATTCATTACTGGAGAATATATCTCATTGAAATCAATATcgggtctctgcgtgaaccaTTGTGCTACAAGTCTCGCattatatctcaccacctcgttgttTTCATTCCTTTTGCGgacaaaaacccacttgtattcCACAGGGAAGATGTTACGAGGAGTAGTTATTactgatgtgaatacctctTTTTTAAAGAGCGAGCGCAATTCttggattgcatccttccattgtGTTCAGTCTGAGCGCTTGTGGCACTCTGCCATGGTTTGAGATCTGGATCATTTAGAAGGTTGTTTGCAACTTTTGaggagaagtatgtgtcgaTAATTGTAGTTTTTTGGtcaaataatttttcataatcaatataattgatggaAATTTTATCTACCCTCTCCGACCCATCGTGATTTCCCATTACGATAGAGTCTGGGCGTTTCAATATCCCAGCATTAGTATTTGTGTACACAGTTAATCTGGGATGTGGATGTTCAACATCCACTGGATGTATAGTATCCATATGTCTTGGGTGTCGTTCAACTTGCCGTTATTTTGCATTTATTATTTTGGAGAAATGATTCATCTGTTTCCGTGGTAGCTTACAAGAAGCTTTATCTTTTGTGATCGTACTTCTTcctctcttattttgatttgaaagTTGAGTGATTTTATTTGGTACCTCCATTCTTTCCAGCACATTCCTAGCAGGAATATAGGATTTAGTGATATTTGCTGTTAGTAAATGCATCTGTTAGgttatttgtaatatgttgcaaatttatgattctctgaacttggagttcatattcttgagtacgtggatctgAGGAGGAAATATTTGTGGCATTTCAATTGATTTCCTGGCATTCTATTTGGTACTTGAAATCTCTCCCTAATGCCGGAATATACTCATCATCAAATATACAGACAAAGTACcgggctataaataggtccCCTGTGAGAAGCtcgaggtattttatgatcgacGGAGAGTTATACCTCACGTAAATCCTCATTTTTTTTGTGTGGGCTCATTGATGTACGTTGCGGTGGTGAGATCGATACGTATACATCACAACCGAACTTTCGCAGATGGGAAATGTTTGGAGGATTTTCACATACTAACTCCAACATGAAGTTGGTaagttgcaattatgtaataatGGTCGTGCGATGAGCTTGACTCTTTTAAttagagattcggccaaactattttgagtatggacgtaTGATACTGAGTGCTAGATTTGAATTTCTAGagccatacaataatcattgaaggcacCTGAGGTTAATTTAGCCGTATTGTTCATTCGAATAgattgtatcctatgttcaggataatgtgttcgtaatttaataatttaagCAATTATTTTGACAAAAGTATAGTTTCGTGTGGACAAAAGACATACATGTGACCATCGTGTAGATGTGTCAATGAGAACCATGAAGTGATTGAACGGTCCAGTTAATGGTTAGATTGGACCACATATATCGCCTTGAATGCGTTCAAAAAATTTAAGTGGTTCAGTTCAgattttaagataagagggtTTTAAAATCAATTTCTTTGTGGCGCATGCGGTGAAAAAAATCCGAAGATTGTGTGAATTTGGCAGTATTCATGCCATTATCAATTGAATTACTAATAATTTTTCGCATCATCCCGACACTAGGATGACCAAGGTGATCATGCCATATTTGAAATGTGTCAATATTCTTAAAAATTATCTTATACGTAACATGTGGTACtagtttgatgtatgtataataCAATCCTGAAGATAAAGAGGGATttttctctagtatttgtttGATATATCCGTTATTTTTTGTAATGAGGAGATATTTCTCTTTattgtcatcatgggtttcgATATGTAAATTATTTTGAAGGATATCTCTATAATTTAGTAGGGTACGTGTTAAATTGGGATATAATAGTGCATCATCGATTGTTATTTGAGTATCTATAGGGAGAGTGATTATAGCACGACCAAAACCAATAATCATAGCATCGTGTCTAGCAATTGTCAAAACATTTGCtttactctttttaagagtttggaaatatttagttttcttaagtatagagttagtggtacaGTTATCCACTAAGTACATTTTCTCTTCCATCGGTTTATCCCCCGTGGACATCGTGATCTGGGAGAGGCCTTCATGCCTCTCTGTTGTTGCTTGTCTGGCCGATTGGCCTGTTTCTTCTGTTGATTGCTCAGTGGAGATCAaagtgctgataacgtgttggaATTGAAGGTGGATAGAGTAGAATGAACAGTAGAATCAAGAACTTGTATTATTGATCATTGAGTTCAAGGGACCTGTTCGGATGGTAGTTTGACTTGAACGGGTGTCCCTTGGTTGGTAACTACTTATGACAGTTATTAGGCTAATTGATCGCATGTTAATCTCAAAAGATGTACACATACTTGCTATTTGcttaatttcaaatattttcttgtTATGTTCTTCCCCTTAATTCTTGGCAGTTGGTATTGTAGTCTTTTAGAAATACACAAGTTAATGCTGAACTCAACAAGTGTTGCAGGTCCGCCGCTTCATGATTTTTCGTATGCCGACCTCCTCCCCACCGAATGAAAATACCTTCATGAGTGCCATGGATTCGTGCAATGATTTTTCTAGCAGATGACATGTGCGTAGAGATCTTTTGTGATCATAACAATGCTGAATCTCCTGCTtgttggaggggggggggtgggggggggggacaatGCTGAAGATCCAAGTTCCATTTTTTTATCCAGTTCATTTTCTATAGAAGGGCTGGTTGAGTTGCTTCGACGAGTCCGGTACTGTTTAAGATTCAGGGATTTCAAAGGCATTCAAAAGCACCGACTTTGTATATGGAAACTGTACATCTTCTGATGGGGATACATTGTTTTAAATTGAGAATTCTAGTTTTGTTCATatttctaaaaagaatatgTTCCATATCAAATGGTTGTCTCCTGAACTTAAGATACCTGATGATGCGGCGTCATCTTGCAATCATCTTACTCAGCATTGCATATTCTGACGTTGAAGGCCGATATTTCTTAGGAACAAAGGAAATTGAGAACTTACCATTTCATGGTCACGACCCTACAAGCAAATATTATAGTAGATTTCATAACATCTACGACCTTGTATTATACCGATATTAGATGAGGTAGTCACTTAAAATTGTACAttttaattctgcttgaattaaaAACTTTGGGGCATATGAGCTCTTTAGGCTTAATTAAGATGAATTAATATGctattttgcaagaaaataatcttaATTACAAGAATAACATGATCATTTACACAATagcatgttatagggattgtATGTAGCAAATACATTGAACATTGCACAATATTCTAGAAAATAGGATCTGAAATGTCAAATTACAATAGTAAGTGTATTGAATGTAATTACAGTAAATTTCAGGATCTAAACATAATAATTACTTAATACACAGTACGGTTTGTTGGACCATTTTGCATTTTCCTAGACATACAAGGTCTCATGCGGACGAGCACACTGGCTGAGGCAGGCCAAACAAACCTAGGCCTAAAACCTATTGTACTTTTAGTCCATGGCCTATTCGGTCTCCCCCCGCCCGGCCCACAGCCAGTGCGGAACCGCCCATTGtgtcgccgccgtcgtcgctggGTGGTTCGCGTCGCCTCGAGAGCGGGCGTCATCTTGCAATCATCTTACTCAGCATTGCATATTCTGACGTTGAAGGCCGATATTTCTTAGGAACAAAGGAAATTGAGAACTTAGCATTTCATGGTCATGACCCTACAAGCGAAGAACTTGATAAAttgaagcagcagcagccaagCAAGCACATCACACAATGCACGTTTGGGATTGAAACGGTGGCCGGACACAGGAAGCAATAAAATGTTTAAACCCAAAGGGATACAAATCTCTATTCTTGAACTCCTACGAGGGTACTGGAAAGTCTGAACAACAGCAACAGCACAAATTACAGACTAAATTACGGTTTTGTACTCCACAAGACACGAACCCTAAATTCACAGGTAGCAGCATCCGAGAGGCCAAGATAAAGAAGTCAATACCCGAACCAACCGCCCTTGCGTAGTGGTGACGCATTTTCTTCGACATTTTTCAAGAACCAAGTCACTTCTTGGAATTTCCTGAATTTTGcagagaagaggagaaaaatAACCCAAACTATAAGCACCACATGGCAAGGAAAGTCTGAGGTGCGTTCTTGACTTCCCACTGATGAAAGCTCTAAAATTTGCTGCTCCTGCAAAAAAAAGGTTAGATCAAAACGCATCAGAATTCAGGCGAATAAACTAATGCAACATCGCAAATTCTAACGTCAAGGTGACCTAATGCATACCTCCAATGCAAAGCATAAGAACCTTATTTGGTTCAACGAAGTTACTGGGGATGGCTGTCGCCGGAGACCGCCGCCTTGATACGCTCCACGGTGCACGCAATGAGGCTGTTCACCGTCGCCACTGACCCCAGCGAGAGCTTGGCGGTGGGGACGGAGTCCACCAGTATCTGGAACGCCACCGTCAGGAGCGACCCGCCCGAGCCGACGCCACCGTCGCCTGGCATGTTGCTGTCGGTCGGACCGTCAGGCAGGATGGCGAAGCCCGACGGAAGGAGCGCCACGTAGTCCGGGTCCCCACCGTTGAGCACGACGTTCATGGCCACGACGTCCACGGGCGCGTATATGACGTAGGAGCCCGACGCATCGGTGCAGCTCTCTTGCAGGATCAGCATGTTGCTTTGGTTTGAGTTCGTGCTCTGTGAGGTTGCATCAGCAAGCACGATCAACACGTTACACGTCCCTCATTATCGCATGCTTGCATGATGAATCAAGTAGATCAGTTTCTTATGCTTACATTGACACGAAGAAGCGAGACGCAGTTTCCATGATCGCGGCCATTGGCGATGTGAGCCATTTCTTGAACGACGCCACCATTGGAGAGGATGTCccactgcaaaaaaaaaaaggaagtgtTAAGGCTCTGTGTATGTATGTGTTGATTCATTCGATCATATGGGTGTGCATGCATGCCTCGCTGCGAGAGCTCTCGTCGCGGAGGAAGTCGAAGACGCGCTTGGGAGGGACGGGGAGCCAGAAGGAGGTGGCGGCGTTGAGGACAATGCCCGGCGGCCTGCCCGGGTCGTCGACGCTCTTCCTGGTCATGACGCGGACGTCCTCGGCGCCGCTGCCGGACAGCGTTGTCCATTGGTGCGCAGCGGAGGCCGTCACGCCACCGCAGAAGCTCATCACCATCCTCTCCGCCAGCTTCAGCAtgctcttcctcccctccgtgCTCGTGATCACTGCAACAAAATGATTcgttatttttttcttcagttGGAAGAAGCTTACATGTGGCACAGCGTGTAACGCATAGACAGAGAGCTTACCACCGATGTCACTGGTCGGAATGTTGTTGGCCATGACGCTGGCGAGGCGTTCGCACTGGCGGTCCAGCGTCCCGACCCACCGGCGTGCACCAAAGGCGAGCCCCGAGTTCACCAGAAGCTTGTAGATGTTGTGCACCGACCTGTCGTCCACCTCGACGTGCTCCACCCAGATCACCTGATGCACGCGCATGCGGAGTACAAATCTCATGATCAGTCTCTGAACCATTAGTTAATGGGTGACAACTGACAAATTCGATCACGTACCTTTGAGTAACCATTGGGCATTTCTTGGATCAGGCATCCCGACGCCCGGCGCCGGCACTTGAGGACTGAGCTTGGGCGCAGGCTGTCCAGCGAGACGTCGACGACGGCCCATGTCCCATCAGAGTTCTGCTTGCAGTACCTCACGAAGTAGCTCTCCCTGGTTGGCACCAGCGGCGACGGCACCTGAAACTCCACTGACATCTGCAAAGCAGACAAAAGCCATTGGATCGATATCTCTCATTTCAGTAATGAACAGATCCAACACATCAAACTAGCCATATGTCAGGAATTCAGGATCACACACCACTTGAAGTGCACCGTTGTAGTTCCCCGCCACGCCGGTGGACAGCACCTCGAGCGTTGCCGCTCTTGACACAATGCTTGAGAACACCGTCGCATACTGATTCTGCGCATCAAAATTGAATCAGAGTCCAGaagtgaagagcaagcaaaCAATTCATAACGACCAAAATGTTTCAGACAAGAACGACGCAATGCATGTCACGTACCACATCCATGAGGATCTCGACGAGGTTGGCGTGTGTCATAATCACGACGGCGCTGTCGCGGGACACCTCCGACTTGAGCCCGTACTGCTTGGGACCAAGCCCCCGTGGGAACATGCGCGCGTACTCCTCTTCATTGAGCGTCTCGGCGGGTCCGTCGAGCCCCGGCGCGTTCCAGAGCGGCTCGTCCAGCTGCGCCATCCGGACCAGCTCCTCCATGGCCGCGACGGCCAGCTCCACGATCATGGGCTTGTCGGCGTCCGATTGCATGGCGCCCCTGAGTAGCTCCCCTGCGCCGGTAGCAGCAACGCCACCGAAGATGTCGGCGCCGTACGCGGCGCCCACGCCGAGGTCCAGCGGCGACGCCCCTGCGCGCGCCGCGGCCAGCGGACTGGACAGCACGGGGAAGGACACCATGGGCTTGCCCACGTACTTGGCCGCGATCGCCGAGATCCTGTCGATCTCCTCGCGGAGCCGGGCGTTCTCGATGCGGAGGTGGTGCTCGTCGAAGGACATCTCGCCGAGCGCGGCCGGGCCGCCGCAGTTGGGGCACGACGCGCTGCTCAGGGCCTCCTTGTACCGCATGTTCTCGGCCCGGAGCTTCTCGTTCTCCGCGCGCAGCTGCGAGTTCTCCTGCCTCTCGTGCTGGTTCTGCAAATTGTCCATCCACAACTCCATTTATCACCACAAGTTTCTCGCAAgtctacatgcatgcatgtatgatgCACTTAGCTAGTAGCTTAATCTCCTCCGTTCTGTACATGGACTATGATTAACACGATTGATCATTAGTACGAGTTGGGGTACACAATTAACTACAACATACGCATGCTAATCTGCAGCTGTGCTTTGGTCCGATGAACAGTGATGTAAACATATGCCTTGCCAGGTAGgcagtaggaggaggaggacatgcATGGGGTGGGGTTTGAGCTTTGACTATGGCGGGTGCCACCGCCTGGGCCCTGGCACATTTGGCAGTGTGCATGCAGAAGAGGACATGGGGGTGTGTGGGCAAGCTTTGTCCAGTTATAGTAATAGGCCATGAATGCAGTCTGTCAGAGGCTAGGTCAGAGGCTTAAATGAAGTGGTTGTGACGAACTGACGACGCTCGCTCGAGCGCCTGCCTTCCAGGTTCCAGCCCCGATCAAAACACATGCCTTAACCACTTTGATCTCATCTCCAGAGAAATGATCAGAGAGAAGAACAGGGTGAGATTAATCGAGATTTATTTTAGGGGTATTTAGTGATCATTGTTCGATACCTTCATTTGCGTGCGCTTGTTCTGGAACCAGAACTTGACTTGGAGCGGCTCCAGCCCGAGTTCCCGGCTCAGCTCCTTGCGCTGCTTGTCGTCCGGGTGCGGGCATTCCTTGAAGAAACTGTGTCAATTCCAAGAAAAAATTGGTATTTTGTGAGTGATCATCAGTTTAATGTTCCAAGAAAGAAACACTACTTCTGGAATCTGGAGTGCTTTGTTTTTCCGTTTGTTTGGAAAAGAGCAAAAGAACAAAAACGGTTTGAGTCAACGTATACAATACTTTCTGGAGGAGATGGACGAGCAAGAACTCAATTTGACTTCTACGTAAGCTTACATCAGTCCGAGTGAATGCTAGTAACCGACTACTTTGTTCCGATCTTATTAATTCCAGTACATCTACAACATTTCATGCATGTCTTTTTTGAAACTGAAACATTAACAGGCAAGATTCAAGGGGAAATAATTAAACATACATAACATTTCAGGAATAGCTAGCAAGCTATGCAGAATTTAGGAAATGACAAATAATTAACTGTTGGGTAGAAGAATTACGCTTCCATCTCCTGGATCTGGTGCTGGGTGTGGCGGTGGTAGCGCTTCTTCTTGTTCGGACGCTGGTTGGGGTCCTGGTCGTCCACGGAGACGCCGTCAACGTTCTCGCTGCCGGACTTGCTCTCGAACTCGTCGCCGAGAGGGTCCGACGCCCGGCCGCGGATCATGTTGTCGCCGCTCTCCGCCGTCGTCACCGGGATCTGGTCCAGcagatgctgctgctgcaacgCCTGCTGAAGCTGCTGATTATCCAACAAGTTTGGCTGCAATTATGGAAGGGGAAAACTTAACATTACTGTCCTGTTTCACAAAGAAGTACTAGTAATTAATAAACCAGGTGTTAAAGTGCCAAAGACTGGGCCTTTTGCATTTAGAATCATTTCGTATGCGTTTTATCATCCCCATTAATTTGTAGTTATACATGGGGGAGAAGTTTCAGGGACAAAATAGAACGGAAAAATGGTTCACGGAGAGAAGGAGAAACAAGTAATTTGGGGATGAAATGGAAGAGTTGCTCCAAAAATAATTCAGGAAGGGGTGTATGGAGAAGCGAAGCAAATTTTCCTCCCTCGATTTCTTTGTGGTGGTCCATGTAGGAGGAGATGTGAAAGCAAGCttgcaaagaggaagaagaaagaaaaggtgGGTTTCTTGTTCAAGGGCCACAAGACCCAAAGAGCTGGAAGGACAAGGAAGGAAGCAACACAAACCTGTTGATCTCTACCCTCTCTGTATATATGTGGAAGATGAAGAACTAGCAGGGGAGTCTCTCTCCTCTCCATGGCCATGGAACTAGTCCCTTCATCTGCCCCCTTTATATAGGAGCAAGTCTTAAAGAAATGGGCTCATGTACTCTGATGACCTAATCTATGAGTGAACAGCAGCCAACTAAGTACTAGAGataacctctctctctctctctctctctctctctctctctctctctctctctctctctctcagagaCTACTCATTTTCCAAGAAAAAGCTACTAATCCTTGCAGGATCAGTACATGCATATTGCATACATGGCCCTTCTGTTCTATCTCTAATCCCTAGTACTGAGACTGAGACCTCAAATGAAGAGAATAAAATTTCACCAAGAGTGAGAAAGAGAACACAAAAGGAAACAAGAACATACCCTTTTGATCTCACACAACTCAAAAGGAATTGATTACCTGACCGAGTGACAGTGCCGACGAGGACCCGTACGCCGCCGCGCTGTTCCGGCCGATCATCGACGGCATGTGCCTCACTGGGATCATCATTCTCCTCTCAGCAGTAAGCACCTCTCAACCCTAATTCTGGCCTCCACCCTCACCTCCTTCCATTTCCccacatgcatatatgtatcTCTACAGCCAAAAAGAACAGGCGCTAATCCTATGTAGAGATACCTTGCCTGCCAAGTAACAGCACAAGCAGCAACAGATCTATGACAAGCTAGCCCAAAGAACCTTTGCTGTGAGACTGGCAGTGAGATCTAGCAGAAGAACTATATGTGTGTGTTTGCAAAAATAGaactctgatctctctctctatgtCTACCCGCAAGTTGCAGCTCTCAAGATGATGCTTTACCGCGTTCAGCAACTTGCAAGCTCAGAAGGGTAGCTAGCACGGAGGTGGCGAGATGGAGATCTTGAGAAGCTAAACAGCCATggaaggagaggggaggaggaggaagaagaggagaagaaaggggAACGGAGGCGGAAGAGAatgtggagagggaggagaggagttATTGCGGACGAGTGTTGAGGTGGTGCAATCCGCATTTATTGAGAGCGCGTATCGTAATTGCTAGGGGGGAGAGAGACGTGTGCatgattttaaattttttatttcccCAATATTGATACTAGTATGCAGCTAAATGTGTATAATAATTCATGTattttggatttatttgaatgcCACCTTTTTTTCCTCAAAGAATGTGAAAACGTATTTACATATGCATGtcatatatatttaatttattttggaGGTATGCACAGCCATGAAGGAGAAAATTAAAAGCAGCAAGTCGCAAACAAGCATTTCAATGTAGAGATCGGTTTATATAATCATCAAATAATCTGCCACTGTATTTTTTGGTTGTCTTAATCATTTATTTCATGCTACAAAGATTGTTTGGCCGTGCTCGTACGTTTTGTACATGAATAATGCACTGTTGCCAAATGTTTTAGACTAAATAACTGGCGCAATTATTGAGTGATGGAGAGGGAAGGTTATCCACTGCTACTGTTACATTCATGTATAGATGGAGCGTATAATGCGTCTCTTCAATTCTAGCCAAGGATAAGAACAATTTTTAGAGCATTAATTATATTGATCCAGTATATATTGTTGAGTCACTCTGGTGGTAGAACTTCAGTTTTACAGTATTAATTTCTGGGCCAAAAGATGCGAACAGATATTGGACCCATTTATGCTCTTTTGTTGCTTGCATTTAACCTTAGCCGTTGCGATTACATATACTACTGGAGTACATGAGTCAAACTTAGGTGCATGCATTGTTTAGTAGTACTTTCTTCAATTATAAATACATGCTGTTTTAGATaagatataatttttaatatataattttgatcactattttgtaTCAAACTTACATGCATGCACTGCTTAAGTAATAGGAGTACTTCCTACAGTCAGAAATACATGACGTTTTGTGCAATACATGTTTTCTAATGCATagctttgaccactattttctattagaatgtgtttataaaatataataaatttgtgatattatgaaaatattttaaaagaagaatatacaCATATGATGTTATTTCCAAATTAAATATTTGTAATAACTATTCTTaatcaaagtttttaaaatttgatcaaaactTATCCAAAACAAGGAAACGAGTCAAACGTCAAAACAATGCATGGATGCTTACGCAAAAGTATGTGGAAGGCCTGCTTACTGTTACTGCTATACTGAATgaaatgaatgcatgcatgcaagcagaTGATCCAAATTGACCGAAGTTTTTCTCTCCATTTTATATGCCTCGAAGTTTCAGGAGCGAGGGTGAAGAGATCGATATTTCACTGCTGCAGATAGTACTGTTTTCATACCTAGGCACGGCTCTTGCGTGTGGATCTGGTCTAGTGGTCTTTCTCCGCAGAGGAACTACACAGCTTTTTCCTTGCACAGAAATAAATTAGTGAAAGATTACTATAGCAGAAAAAACGTGAGTATGTATTAAGGTGTGATATACGTGTACACTTTACTAGTGAGATTGTATTAAAGTCTACTTTTCgatatatatacatacttgCAATAACTAGAAAGAATTCTCTTAGATCTTCTTTCTCCAATCTTGGATTAGTTGGTTTAGCAAACAGGAGAAACTCGAAACAAAAATTTAACTGGGAAGGAAAATTACTGTGTTCTCGACGTTAGGGCACCTTGATAGAAGCATGCCAATGTGATAATGTCCAGAATTCTGACGTGCCACAATCCTATACGTCGTTCTCTGATGAGAACTTAAAAATTCGCTTTCGTTGAGAATAGGACCCGTAGATTTCTTGGCTCGTCCTAAGATAACAGATGAAGTCGAACCGTGCATGTAAATACTGGCAGAGTCAGAGGTGTAAATGCAGCTGAagtaatttttaatatatatttctgTTACAGTGTGGACTAAAAAATAGCATGGCATATGTTTTGCTCACTCTCTTGAGCTAATAACAGCCTTAGCTCCCTGCAGGCTCATCACGTAGAAGCATCTATAGTTCAGTCACGCCCCCACAGTGCACAAAAAAGCAGCTCCAGcagtaagaaaaaaaaaaatcagattttgtAGTGCCAAA harbors:
- the LOC133888127 gene encoding homeobox-leucine zipper protein ROC2, coding for MMIPVRHMPSMIGRNSAAAYGSSSALSLGQPNLLDNQQLQQALQQQHLLDQIPVTTAESGDNMIRGRASDPLGDEFESKSGSENVDGVSVDDQDPNQRPNKKKRYHRHTQHQIQEMEAFFKECPHPDDKQRKELSRELGLEPLQVKFWFQNKRTQMKNQHERQENSQLRAENEKLRAENMRYKEALSSASCPNCGGPAALGEMSFDEHHLRIENARLREEIDRISAIAAKYVGKPMVSFPVLSSPLAAARAGASPLDLGVGAAYGADIFGGVAATGAGELLRGAMQSDADKPMIVELAVAAMEELVRMAQLDEPLWNAPGLDGPAETLNEEEYARMFPRGLGPKQYGLKSEVSRDSAVVIMTHANLVEILMDVNQYATVFSSIVSRAATLEVLSTGVAGNYNGALQVMSVEFQVPSPLVPTRESYFVRYCKQNSDGTWAVVDVSLDSLRPSSVLKCRRRASGCLIQEMPNGYSKVIWVEHVEVDDRSVHNIYKLLVNSGLAFGARRWVGTLDRQCERLASVMANNIPTSDIGVITSTEGRKSMLKLAERMVMSFCGGVTASAAHQWTTLSGSGAEDVRVMTRKSVDDPGRPPGIVLNAATSFWLPVPPKRVFDFLRDESSRSEWDILSNGGVVQEMAHIANGRDHGNCVSLLRVNSTNSNQSNMLILQESCTDASGSYVIYAPVDVVAMNVVLNGGDPDYVALLPSGFAILPDGPTDSNMPGDGGVGSGGSLLTVAFQILVDSVPTAKLSLGSVATVNSLIACTVERIKAAVSGDSHPQ